A genomic stretch from Candidatus Nitrotoga arctica includes:
- the pyrE gene encoding orotate phosphoribosyltransferase — MSNFRQDFIRFAIKQKVLCFGEFKTKAGRLSPYFFNAGLFNDGESLKQLTQFYAEAILFSKIPLDMLYGPAYKGIPLAAGTAIALAEKGRNVPYCFNRKEAKGHGEGGSTVGAKLQGGVLIIDDVISAGTSVRESIALIRAAGATPCGVVIALDRMELGQQTERNEDELSAAQEVERNYGIPVVSIATLNDLLGYLQDNPAMAQNLQAVQSYRDRYGIERK; from the coding sequence ATGTCTAATTTTCGCCAGGATTTCATCCGTTTCGCCATCAAGCAAAAAGTATTGTGTTTCGGTGAATTCAAAACCAAGGCTGGCCGTTTATCGCCCTATTTTTTTAATGCAGGTTTGTTCAACGACGGTGAATCGTTGAAACAGCTTACGCAGTTTTACGCAGAGGCCATTCTATTCTCAAAGATTCCCCTCGATATGTTATACGGCCCCGCTTATAAAGGTATTCCGCTCGCGGCGGGAACGGCCATTGCTCTAGCAGAAAAAGGCCGCAATGTGCCGTACTGCTTTAACCGCAAGGAAGCCAAAGGCCATGGTGAAGGCGGTAGCACGGTGGGAGCGAAACTGCAGGGAGGTGTGCTGATTATCGATGATGTGATTTCCGCTGGTACCTCAGTCCGAGAATCCATAGCCTTAATCCGTGCGGCGGGTGCAACGCCTTGCGGGGTGGTCATTGCATTGGATCGCATGGAGCTGGGACAACAAACAGAGCGGAATGAAGATGAACTTTCCGCAGCACAGGAAGTAGAGCGCAACTATGGTATTCCGGTGGTGTCAATTGCTACACTGAACGATTTGCTCGGTTATTTGCAGGATAATCCCGCGATGGCGCAGAATCTGCAAGCTGTACAATCTTACCGTGATCGTTATGGGATAGAACGTAAATAA
- a CDS encoding DUF4124 domain-containing protein encodes MKIFSVCLVLIVVVFSTAVEAKLYKWVDDKGVTHYGEVIPPEYTNKSNVLLNDKGRLIKRNEEINNTERRTNEEDDAKKRIDNEAKLELSRKDKALLNTFSNEKEIDLARDRNLHQVESLISSIQSLQRAARESLKNYQQEAEGIKRAGRKHPVSLQVDITEGENKLAKLQLDLVKAQEKAASVKASYEADKMRFRELNGSTKK; translated from the coding sequence ATGAAAATTTTTAGTGTATGTCTGGTATTGATTGTAGTCGTCTTCAGTACAGCAGTTGAAGCGAAACTATATAAATGGGTGGACGACAAGGGTGTGACCCATTACGGCGAAGTTATTCCTCCAGAATATACTAACAAAAGTAATGTGCTATTAAACGATAAGGGGCGTTTAATCAAACGAAACGAGGAAATAAACAATACGGAGCGGCGTACCAATGAGGAGGATGATGCCAAGAAACGTATTGATAATGAAGCTAAACTTGAATTAAGTCGCAAAGACAAAGCGTTATTGAACACTTTCAGTAATGAGAAGGAAATTGACCTGGCTCGCGATCGCAATCTGCATCAAGTTGAATCACTTATCAGCAGCATACAGTCACTGCAACGAGCAGCCCGAGAGAGCTTGAAGAATTATCAGCAGGAAGCAGAGGGAATAAAGCGCGCTGGCAGAAAGCATCCCGTTTCATTGCAAGTCGACATTACTGAGGGCGAGAATAAATTAGCTAAATTGCAATTAGACTTGGTCAAGGCTCAAGAAAAGGCAGCTTCGGTTAAAGCGAGTTATGAAGCCGACAAGATGCGCTTCCGTGAGCTGAATGGAAGCACCAAGAAATAA
- the rpoH gene encoding RNA polymerase sigma factor RpoH: MNQTLTLPTPSTVGSLDQYIQAVNRFPLLTQEEEQGLAIRFNRDNDLESARQLIVSHLRVVVSVARGYAGYGLPQADLIQEGNIGLMKAVKRYDPDHGVRLVSFALHWIRAEMHEYILRNWRLVKIATTKAQRKLFFNLRSMKQGLGSLKPQEASVIGQQLKVSTSEVLEMEARFNGHEVALEPATNEEDDNSFAPITYLASAADSEPSCVLEHKQLEMQQSTGLTRALASLDERSRRIIEARWLREGNTVTLHDLANEFGVSAERIRQIEQKAMAKMQVTMLSTI, from the coding sequence ATGAATCAAACTTTGACGTTGCCGACACCCTCGACAGTGGGTAGCTTAGACCAATATATACAAGCCGTGAATCGTTTCCCATTACTTACGCAAGAAGAGGAACAAGGCTTGGCAATCCGCTTCAACCGCGATAATGACCTGGAATCGGCACGCCAGCTTATCGTCTCGCACCTACGTGTAGTAGTCAGCGTGGCGCGCGGCTATGCTGGTTATGGCTTACCACAAGCAGACTTAATCCAAGAGGGCAATATCGGCCTAATGAAGGCCGTCAAACGCTACGACCCAGATCATGGTGTGCGGTTAGTATCGTTCGCACTGCACTGGATACGCGCTGAGATGCATGAATATATTCTGCGCAACTGGCGCCTGGTCAAGATTGCAACCACGAAAGCTCAACGCAAGCTGTTCTTCAATTTGCGTAGCATGAAGCAGGGGTTGGGATCACTCAAACCGCAAGAAGCCAGTGTAATTGGCCAGCAACTGAAGGTCAGCACAAGCGAAGTGTTAGAGATGGAAGCTCGTTTCAATGGTCACGAAGTGGCGCTGGAGCCAGCTACAAACGAGGAAGATGATAATAGCTTTGCGCCTATCACCTACTTGGCATCTGCGGCAGATAGCGAGCCATCTTGCGTCCTTGAGCACAAACAACTTGAAATGCAGCAAAGCACGGGCTTAACCCGCGCACTGGCGAGCTTGGACGAACGCAGCCGTCGCATCATTGAAGCTCGTTGGCTTCGCGAGGGCAACACGGTTACGTTACACGATCTCGCAAATGAATTTGGCGTGTCAGCCGAACGCATACGCCAGATTGAACAGAAAGCCATGGCGAAAATGCAAGTAACAATGCTGTCCACCATTTAG